The nucleotide window ATCCTTACTTTACCATACTCAGAGTATTCTCACATATCGGAAACTCATTTGACTGTAAGAATCAGCCACGAAATCTTGGACATACAAAAAAGAGGACGCCCATAAGCAGTATGGGTGTCCTAATATCATGGAATGGCGGAAAAGAGGACACCAATAAACCTAACAAAAAGGAATAGTTCTGTATTCCTTTTTGTCAGCAGTCCTGTCTACTCATTCTCATTCTTATTGGCGAGTCTTTGTAAAGTGTCAATCATTTGTTCAAGGTTCTTAAAGCTCGTGCTGATTGCTTCGATTTGTTGGGTCTGGACACTGAGTGACGCGCTCATTTGTTCAATGGAGGCGCTTGATTCTTCGGTGATATTCGAGATGTTGCCGAGTTCATGACCGATGTCTGTTGAGTTCTTTTCAAGCTTGCTCAGCATGGATTGAATATCTGTCGCCTTGCCAAGAACATCGTTCATATTGTCTGTGATGGAATGGAAAAATTCTTTTGATGAATCTGCCGCTTTTTGGCTTTGGTCAATCGCCTGATTTCCTTTTTGAATCTGTAAGGAAACTTGATGTGTCTGGCTTTGGATGTCCTCTGTGATCAAGGAAATTTCCTTTGCTGAGGATCCGGCACTTCCTGCGAGCTTTCGAATCTCAGAAGCTACTACTGCAAAGCTTTTTCCATGTTCTCCAGCACGGGCGGCTTCAATGGAGGCATTCAAGGCCAATAGATTTGTCTGTTGTGCAATTCCGTGAATGGCATTCAATATCTCATTGATTTTGCCTGTTTTCTCTTCAAGCAGCTGAATGGAGTTTACACTCTCTGCCTGAATTTCAGAGACGATCCCGAGGTCTTCCTGTAGCTTGTGCATCTTTTCATTCCCTTGAAGAGTGACATCCGATGTTGAAATCGATAATTCTTTTAACACCTTCGCATTTTCCGCTACACCGAGAATGAACTCATTGGTACCAAATACCTTCTCGTTAATATCCTGTACTCCTGCCGCCTGCATTTCAACACCCTTGGCAATTTCCGAATACCCAAACGAAATCTCATTTGATATATCGGTGGTGTGTTCTACATTCTTGTATAAATTTTTACCAAATCGCTCTATTGCCTCGATGGAAGTGGAGATTTCCAAAAGTAAGTCCGTCACGATGGCTTCATTTTTCTCCACATCTTCAAGCATCTTCCTCCCCATCAGGGTAATGAAATAGGAGACGATGCCAATCATGAGAATGATGATGTAGGTCACAATGATGTCTAGCAAACTCAGGCTCTGATAATAAGGATGGATGAAGAGATAGATAGTATTGACCGCAATCGCATAAGCGGTTGCAAGCAAGATGACTTTAGCCTCAAGATAGATCAAGGAAAGGGCCATATATAAAAGCAGGGCACCCCAAATTTCTTTTGTAGGGATGAACCATAAGAAAACGAAGGCAATGAAAAAGGAAATTGCGGAAATATAGTACTTCCCTCTAAGTCCTGAATGGGTTTTCTTATAAATGAAGTATAGAACGCCAATTAAGATGGGTGTAATCAAGCTCAGGGCGAAAAAATCATTCCAGGTCACAAGTTTGAACAGGGCGAGAATCAGGATGATTGGAATACAGGATACCAATAAACCGATTAAAGCATAGGTAAGGATTTTGGAACTCATTTTTTCGTATAGGGATATCTCCATGGATCGTATACTCCTTTAGTTAATTAGTCTAATATAGTATATATCGACACTATTAAACTTGTTTAAATACCAAACCGCTGTTTTTAAAAAAAGTTATAGTTTCAAACTATTAGTAAACAGAAGGATTTTTTTGCTATCATAAATGTAGGACAAAATTTAAAGGAGGAATTGTCATATGTATGAAGTAGCCATTATCGGAGCAGTCCCTGCAGGCGGAAGCGCAGCGATTTTCGCAGCGAAGGCTGGCAAGAAAACAATCGTGCTGGAAAACAATAAAAGTGTAACGAAGCGTGCCTGGATGGAGAACCACTATGGTGCTCCTGAAATCTCTGGACCTGACTTAGTTGAAACAGGAATTAAACAAGCGAAGAAATTCGGTGCTGAGTTCGTTGAAACGACAGTCATTTCTGTCAGCAAAACAGGCAGCGGCGTTAAATTGGTAACTGAAAACGGCGAGTATGAAGCCAAGCATGTCATCATCGCGTCAGGCATGATGACGGATGTAGCCGAGGCATCAGGTCTTGAAACAAAAGACGGCACAGAGCCAAGAATCAAGACAATTTTCAACGTCGATGCTGCCGGTAAAACAAATGTTGAAGGCGTTTGGGCTGCAGGCACTTGCGCAGGCGTAAGCATGCACACAATCATCACAGCTGGCGATGGCGCGAAGGTTGCCATCAACGTCATCAGTGAGCTGAACGGGGAGCGTTATGTCGATCACGATGTTTTAAAAGCCTAATTGTAAAAGGTTCTTTCTCATACTTTGTTGCTATTGACAACAAAATAGTATTGAATGATCTATATTTCTTCACAAAATTAAAGATTTATTTTGAAAAAGAGCTTGTACACATATACCGACTACAAAAGGGCTTTTATCCTGACTTAACAACACTCAAAACGAAAACAGCATAGTAAAAAGCCTTGCAGCAATGCAGGGCTTTTATTGTGGTGTGGGAAATCAGCTGCTGTAATGGTCTTCAATCTTCCCGTCATCATCATGAATGTAAGTGAGCGTGTCAGCCTATCCAGCCATTCTTTTCGCTTCGTTCACAGCCTGGGACCTTGAACGAGTCCTGTGCTGATTGGAAGGAAACAAGAATATTGCAGCATTTTAACCATATTCATCCGAGTAATCCTTAGTGGTTCCTATCGCCTGGATCAC belongs to Mesobacillus subterraneus and includes:
- a CDS encoding methyl-accepting chemotaxis protein yields the protein MEISLYEKMSSKILTYALIGLLVSCIPIILILALFKLVTWNDFFALSLITPILIGVLYFIYKKTHSGLRGKYYISAISFFIAFVFLWFIPTKEIWGALLLYMALSLIYLEAKVILLATAYAIAVNTIYLFIHPYYQSLSLLDIIVTYIIILMIGIVSYFITLMGRKMLEDVEKNEAIVTDLLLEISTSIEAIERFGKNLYKNVEHTTDISNEISFGYSEIAKGVEMQAAGVQDINEKVFGTNEFILGVAENAKVLKELSISTSDVTLQGNEKMHKLQEDLGIVSEIQAESVNSIQLLEEKTGKINEILNAIHGIAQQTNLLALNASIEAARAGEHGKSFAVVASEIRKLAGSAGSSAKEISLITEDIQSQTHQVSLQIQKGNQAIDQSQKAADSSKEFFHSITDNMNDVLGKATDIQSMLSKLEKNSTDIGHELGNISNITEESSASIEQMSASLSVQTQQIEAISTSFKNLEQMIDTLQRLANKNENE
- a CDS encoding FAD-dependent oxidoreductase is translated as MYEVAIIGAVPAGGSAAIFAAKAGKKTIVLENNKSVTKRAWMENHYGAPEISGPDLVETGIKQAKKFGAEFVETTVISVSKTGSGVKLVTENGEYEAKHVIIASGMMTDVAEASGLETKDGTEPRIKTIFNVDAAGKTNVEGVWAAGTCAGVSMHTIITAGDGAKVAINVISELNGERYVDHDVLKA